From Candidatus Methylomirabilota bacterium, a single genomic window includes:
- a CDS encoding DUF4398 domain-containing protein: MDTGKAAVAWTLVALAVVLGGCGSGSGQGIMSVFQSKAQQDLSAGIKEYEGGNYAHAAKLLQASLDAGLSPADQVKAHKYLAFVHCVSGRQRQCRDEFGAAL; encoded by the coding sequence ATGGACACCGGGAAGGCGGCGGTCGCGTGGACGCTGGTGGCGCTCGCCGTGGTCCTCGGCGGATGCGGGTCCGGCTCCGGCCAGGGGATCATGAGCGTGTTCCAGAGCAAGGCCCAGCAGGATCTCTCCGCCGGCATCAAAGAGTACGAGGGCGGCAATTACGCCCACGCGGCGAAGCTCCTGCAGGCGAGCCTCGACGCGGGCCTGTCCCCCGCCGATCAGGTCAAGGCCCACAAGTACCTCGCCTTCGTTCATTGCGTCTCGGGCCGCCAGCGGCAGTGCCGGGACGAGTTCGGCGCGGCGCTGAA